A genomic window from Lineus longissimus chromosome 17, tnLinLong1.2, whole genome shotgun sequence includes:
- the LOC135501195 gene encoding uncharacterized protein LOC135501195, giving the protein MMQAVCQKLVQKGSLPLNRSSHAMTVVGNKLYMCGGELLPRLPIDDALHCYDFEEQSWEQVRGMGVTPGGRIAPTMCTVGSKLYLFGGRVGVDMSEGAKSDLFSFDTEKNLWINVAPNGTPPSVRSFHAMTSAGTKFYVFGGCGEQGRLNDLHSFDTETDTWEQLPSCDDIRPRGGCNIAIIDNKLYIVFGFAGEELNDMHELNLTTLTWSKVNLANPIQPRSVFGLVSRDGKLFIFGGEIAPAETGHAGAGKFLDELWCFDPKMNELRKLALTGATPTPRGWFPAAATDSGFVLFGGLNSDNVRLSDLWSIEFPN; this is encoded by the exons ATGATGCAG GCTGTCTGTCAAAAGTTGGTACAGAAAGGCAGCCTTCCTTTGAATCGGAGCAGCCATGCCATGACTGTAGTCGGGAATAAACTATACATGTGTGGAGGGGAGCTCCTCCCTCGGCTTCCCATAGACGATGCCCTCCACTGCTATGATTTTGAGGAACAATCTTGGGAACAAGTCCGTGGAATGGGAGTAACCCCAGGTGGGAGGATAGCTCCAACGATGTGCACCGTAGGCTCAAAGTTGTATCTATTTGGCGGCCGGGTTGGCGTTGACATGAGTGAGGGTGCCAAGAGTGACCTGTTCAGTTTCGATACTGAAAAGAATTTGTGGATTAACGTGGCACCCAACGGAACTCCTCCTTCCGTCCGTAGTTTTCATGCCATGACGTCAGCTGGAACGAAGTTCTATGTCTTTGGTGGTTGTGGTGAACAAGGACGTCTGAATGACTTGCATTCTTTTGACACAGAAACCGATACTTGGGAACAACTTCCATCATGTGACGACATCAGACCAAGGGGAGGATGTAACATTGCTATAATTGATAACAAACTCTACATTGTTTTTGGGTTTGCTGGAGAAGAGCTCAATGACATGCATGAACTCAACCTTACAACCTTGACTTGGTCAAAGGTTAATCTAGCCAACCCAATTCAGCCTCGCAGTGTCTTTGGGTTAGTTTCTAGGGATGGCAAGCTCTTCATCTTTGGAGGAGAAATAGCCCCAGCAGAAACCGGCCATGCAGGAGCAGGGAAGTTTTTAGATGAATTATGGTGTTTTGATCCAAAGATGAACGAACTGAGGAAACTCGCCTTGACAGGTGCCACCCCAACCCCCAGGGGCTGGTTCCCAGCTGCTGCTACTGATAGTGGCTTTGTTCTGTTTGGGGGACTGAACTCTGATAATGTCAGACTTTCAGATTTGTGGTCAATTGAGTTTCCAAATTAA